A region of the Ornithinimicrobium ciconiae genome:
AGATCAGTCTCAGTCTGCGCGGTGGCCGGCGCCGACCTGTCGCGGACCCTCGTCCGCCCTGCCCGCCGGCGCCCTGCCCGCTCCCTCCCCCGGGCCTGCCCCGGGGTGGGAGCGGCCCGCTCAGTCCGTCAGCTCGTGCCATGTTCCACCCGTGCTCCGGCCCAGGGTCCGCAGGCGAGAGGTCACCTGGGACCCGCGTCGCTGGGCACCCCAGAGGGTGACCCTGCCCAGCGCCTCGCGCACGATGCTGCCGTCCATCTTGGACGAGCCGATCTCCCGCTCAACAAAGTCGATGGGCACCTCCACGACCCGCAGTCCACGATCAATGGCCCGCAGTGTCAGGTCGACCTGGAAGCAGTAGCCCTGCGACGCCACGCCGTCAAGGTCCATGGCCCGCAGCGCAGAGGTGCGGTAGACCCGATACCCGGCCGTGGCGTCCCGCACCGGGATGCCCAGCGCGGCCCGTGCATACAGGTTGGCCCCCCGGCTCAGCATCGTGCGCGACACCGGCCAGTTGTGGGTCGCTCCCCCGGGCACCCACCGGGACCCGACCACCAGGTCTGCGTCGGCCGCGGCCTCCAGGAGCGAGCTAAGTTGCTCCGGCAGGTGTGAGCCGTCGGCATCCATCTCCACGACCGCGTCATAGCCCTCCTGCATGGCCCACGAGAAGCCTGCCAGGTAGGCCGGGCCAAGCCCCTGCTTGCCCGCTCGATGCAGCACGGTGACGTGATCGTCCTCGGCCGCCAGCGCCTCGGCGATCGCACCCGTCCCATCCGGGCTGTTGTCGTCGAGCACCAGGATGTCGACGCTCGGAACCGCTGACCGCACCCGTCCAACGACACCGGGCAGTGACTCCCGCTCGTTGTAGGTGGGGATGAGGACGAGCACCCGCTCAAAGGTCGTGGTCATGCGTGAAGGGTCCTGACGGCCGTGGTGGTCGACGCTGGTCGCTGAACTGCAAGCCTAACCCCGGCGGCGGGCCACGACCGTGCCGAGCACGGCCACGGCCAGACCCGCGACAGCCACCCGCTCCGGCCAACCCGCCAGGCGGGTGGCCAGGGTCAGTTCGGTCCGACGCGGGACCGAGCCGGAGATGATGTCCTGGGTGAACAGCTCGGTGCGTTCGTGCACGCTGCCGTCCGGCAGCACCAGCCCGCTGATGCCCACGGTGCTCACGTGCACCACAGGGCGACCGAGCTCGACCGCCTTGACGCGGGACGCGGCCAGTTGCTGGACCGACTCGTCCGTGAACCCGAAGGTGGCGTTGTTGGTGGGCACGAACAGCACCTCCGCCCCCTGCTGCACGTTTTCGCGCATCAACTCATCGACGACCACCTCGAAGCAGATGGCGATGCCCAGCACCACCTGCCCGTCGCTGATCGGCACCGTCATCACCCCCGGTTCCTCCCCGCCGACGAAGTCCCGCGCCACCAGGTCCACCTTGTCGCTGAAGAACCGGAAGAAGTCCCGGTAGGGAATGTACTCAGCGAACGGGACGGGTCGCTGCTTGACATAACGATCCACCGCCCCCTCCCCCGGGAGGTACAGCAGACTCACATTGCTGACGTGGTCCTCGGGCTCGCGCAGCACCGCCCCCACCAGCAACGGGGCGTCCACCGCGTCGACCGACCGGGCGATCAGCTCGGCCGCGTCCGCATTGCGCAGCGGATCGATGTCAGAGGCATTCTCGGGCCAGAAGACGACGTCGGGGGCGGGGAGCTGGCCGCCGTCCACCAGTTCGGCCGCCTGCAGGGTGGTGGAGACGTGCTTGTCCAGCACCGCGCGGCGCTGGGCGTTGAACTCCAGGCTCATCTCGGGCACGTTGCCCTGCACCCCGAGCACCTGCAGGGGCTCTCCGTCGGTCGGGCGCGGGATCGCCAGCGGACCGAACAGCAGGATCAGCGCCCCCGACGCTGCGACCGGAGCGACCCAGCGCCGGGGGCTAGCCGTCGCTGACCGCACCCGCAGGAGCCGTTCAACGGCGAGCGCGCCGAGCGCACCGACCAGAGCGGCCACGAAGGTGACACCGGGGGTGCCGAGCCAGGAGGCGACCGCCAGGAGAGGGGCGTCTGCCTGACTGAACGCGATCCGCCCCCACGGGAAACCACCAAAGGGCGTCGTGGAGCGGGCGAACTCCCCCACCACCCATGCCAGGGCGACCACCAGCGGACGCACCCCGTCGCGCTGCAGGTAGCCGCAGACGGCACCGATGCCTCCGACATACAGCGCCTGCAGGACCGCCAGGGCCAGCCAGGGCAGGGCGCCGACGAAGATCCCGGACCAGGACAGCAGGGGGACGAAGTAGGCGAGTCCGGCGACCCAGCCCAGCAGGAAGCCTCGTCCTGCGCCGACGCCGGTCGTGGCCAGCGCGAGGGCACCGACGCCGACGTAGGCCATCCACCAGAGGTCATGACCGGGAAAGGCGAGCCAGAGGCAGAGCCCTGCGGCGACGGACAGGACCAGGCGGAGGGGCACGCAGGTCAGCCTAGGTCAGACTCCGCGCCGGACCCGGGCCGCGGCAGCCAGGTCCGCGAGCACCCCGGCGGTCGACTCCCACGACATGCAGGCATCGGTGACGGACTGGCCGTACGTCAGACCGGAGGGCGCCGGCTCCTGACGTCCCTCGACCAGGAAGCTCTCCAGCATCACACCCACCACGGACGTGTCCCCGCCCGCGACCTGCGCACCGATCTCCCGGGCCACCTCGGCCTGGCGCACGTGGTCCTTGCGGCTGTTGCCGTGGCTGGCGTCGATGACCAACCGAGGCTGCAGACCGGCGCGCTCGAGCAGCTCCCGGGCCGCCGCGACGGACTGGGCGTCATGATTGGGCGCTGCGCGACCACCGCGCAGGATGACGTGCCCGTCCGGGTTGCCCTCGGTCTCGACCAGGGCCGCGCGCCCGTCCTCGTCGACGCCGAGGAAGGTCTGGGGTGCGCCAGCTGCCACACAGGCGTCCACCGCCACCTGGATGCTGCCGTCCGAGCCGTTCTTGAGTCCGACCGGCATGGACAGTCCCGAAACCAGCTGCCGGTGCACCTGCGACTCCACGGTCCGCGCTCCGATCGCGCCGTAGGTGACGGTGTCGGCGATGTACTGGGGAGTGGTGGTCTCCAGGTACTCGCAGCCGGCGGGGAGCCCGGCCCGCAGGACATCCAGGAGCACCGTGCGCGCCAGCCGCAGGCCCCGGGGGATGTCGTAGCTGCCGTCCAGGTCCGGGTCGTTGATCAGACCCTTCCAGCCTGTGGTCGTGCGGGGCTTCTCGAAGTAGACGCGCATCACCACGACGAGGCTGTCGCGCAGTTCCTCGGCCACCGCCGCGAGCCGCTCGGCATACTCGATGACGGCGACCGGGTCGTGGACGGAGCAGGGGCCGACCACCACGAGCAGCCGGTCGTCCGTGCCGTGCAGGATCTCCTGTACCTCAGCTCGCGATCGGGACACCAGGGCGGCCAGGTCGTCCGGCAGCGGCAGCTCGGTCAGCATCTGGGTGGGTGTGGGCAACGGCTCCATGCGCCGCACGCGCAGGTCGGTGGTCCGGGTGTCTTGCGTCGGGGTGCTCATCAGGGGTGCCTCCTGGTCGGGTGGCGGTCACCCCCGCGACCGGAGCGCCCGCCAGTTCATGGCGAAGGGCGCGGACCGTGTGGTCCACGCCCTGGTCGGCTCCGGTGTGCGCGCGTCAGCAGAACTTCGCGCCGGCCGGAGCCGACCCAAAGAACCAATACTGACGGGCTGAAGTCATAACGACAGATTACCCCACCGCTGGCGGACATGAGCCAGGGCCCGTGCGCCGTTGGTGCCGAGCCCCCGACGGCCGGGTGCCGTCGATGGTCCCGTTGTCTACTAAGCGCTCGGGCCCTGACTTGTCCACCATGGTGCGTGCAGCGCCCCGCCAGCGCAGTTGAGAAGTTGGCACGGGGCTCTCACAAGAGCTGACTCCAACTGCGCTGCGGGAACACTGACTGGTCACGAGGAAACTCAGCGAGCCTGAGAAACCCGAAACCGTGTAGCAGACCTGCAGGCAAACCTAGTCGCCTGGACAGTCTTGTCAAACCCGTCGTGACCTGCGGCTTTGCCCGTTTGTGCAGGTCAACGCGACGCCCACACCGGGGATCTATCGATAAATGGCACCAGATCATCGGCGTGTCGTGCACGACACGCCGCGCCCTGACCTGATAGCGGCCTGGCCGTCACCTCGACGCCGTTGCGGGTTGGCTCGTCGTCCACCCGCCGGCCGCTCACACCTGGCCGTGACGATCGAAGGTGAGGTGCCCGTCGACCAGGGTCAGCCGGGCCACCGGCAGCGGCATCTGCTCATCGAGCGTCAGGTCGGGCAGCCCGTCGGCCGTGCTCGGCAGACCGTCCTCGACGGCGTCCCAGACGGCATAGGACGCCACGGCGCCGACCTCAAGGACACCGCCCGGCAGCCCGGCCAGCTCGTAGCCGCCTCGGGTGTGCGCCCGGACCGCCTGGGCCACGCTCAGGCGCTCGTCCTCGTTGTGGTGCCACACGGCATACTGCACGGCACGCCAGGGATCGATGGTGGTCACCGGACTGTCGGAGCCGAGGGCGACCGGCACCCCGGCCTCCACCATGCTGCGCAGGGGCACGTTGGCCAGGGCACGTTCGGCACCCAGCCGTGCGGCATACATCCCCTCGGGCCCGCCCCAGAGGCCGTCGAAGGCGGGTTGCACGCTCGCCCACACACCCAGCTCGGACATGGTGGCGAGCACCTCCGCGCTGGGCAGCTGGACGTGCTCCCACCGGTGGCGCGCAGCAAACATGGCCTCGACCCCCACGACGTCGGCGGCCAGGCGGAATCCCTCGGCCATGGTCAGCAGCGCGGCGTCCCCGATGACGTGGCCACCAGCCTGCAGGCCAGCACGCGTGCAGGCGATCACGTGGTCGGCGATCTCCTGGGCACTGAGGTAGCCGAAGCCGTGGCCGGGTTCATCGACATACGGCTCCAGCACATGCGCGGTGTGCGACCCGAACGAGCCGTCGGCACACAGGTCCCCCGCCAGACCGATCACCCCGAGGTAGTGCGCCAGTTCCTCGGCCTCCGCGCGCTCGCTGACCAACTGGCCCCAATAGGCCACGGTCGCCGTGCGGGCAGGCCGTCGACCCGCCTCGAGGACGTGGTGCACATCCGCGAAGGAGGTCAGATGGTCCGCGCCGGTCTCATGGACCAGCCCGATCCCCCGCTCGGCGGCCGATCGCAGCGCCAGGTCCAGGTAGTGCTCCCGGTCCGCGTCCGTCATACCCGAGGTGAACGCGTTGGTGACAGCGGCAAAGGCCGCACGCGTGACCACCCCGGCCCCGTCCCACCCCTGCAGGCCGTGGACCCGGGCCACGGCCGCCATCGCGGAGGAGACGCTGGCGGAGTGAGCGTCCACACGCGGCATGTAGACGACCCCGCCGTAGCTGGCCCGATCGAGCTCCTGGGCGGTGACGGGACGCCCCTCGACCCACTTGGTCTCGTCCCAGGAATGGGCATAGAGGGGCCGTCCACGCAGGTGTCGGGCCGCGGACTCGACCAGGCGCAACGCCTCCCCCACGGATCGGGTGCCGGACAGGTCGATCCCGTCCAGGCCCTGGCCCGTCATCGTGAGGTGGACGTGCGCGTCACTGAAGGTCGCGGTCACCAGGGCACCGTCCAGGTCGATCACCCGGTCTGCCGCGTCCACGTGTGACTCGGCCGCGTCGTCACCCCCGATCCAGACGATGCGCCCCTCGCGGGAGAGCAGCGCGCCGGCCTCGGGGTGCCCGTGGATGCGGCCCCCACGCAGCAGAACGGTGGGGGCGGGTGGGGTGGGGCCGGTCGCAGAGGTCGTCACGATGACCCAGTCTGCTCCCTCTGGGAAGCACCGTCACGCCAGGCCACTCCTGCATCCAGCCCAACAGGCGATCTTCCTGTCTATGACGGACACCGCGAGAAGATCTCCTGTCAATCATCGCTTTTGCCGCATGATGTCCGTATCCTGCCCGTATGAGCAGTTTCATCGAGCAGCCCTACCGTTATCAGCAGCGTGACCTCATCGAGCCGGACTGGACCCGGTTCCCCGGGTGGCGCGAGGTCACCGCCCAGGAGTGGGCCGACGTGCAGTGGCAGCGTGCCCACTGCGTCAAGAACCTCAAGCAGCTCCGCAAGCTGATGGGTGACCTGCTCACCGAGGACTTCTATGCCGACCTGGAGCGCGACCAGGCTGAGCGGGCCACCATGTCCATGCTGGTGCCGCCGCAGATGATGAACACGATGGTCTCCGAGGTCACCTGGGCCGAGGGACGGATGCCGAGCGCCGGCGAGGAGTTCACGGCCGCGTTCTACGCCGACCCGGTCCGCAACTACATGCTGCCCGTCTTCTCCGACCGTCGCACGGACTGGCCCTCCCACCCCTACTCCTCCCGCGACTCCCTCCACGAGCACGACATGTGGGTCGCTGAGGGCCTCACACACCGTTATCCCACGAAGGTGCTCGCCGAGCTGCTGCCGACCTGCCCGCAGTACTGCGGCCAC
Encoded here:
- a CDS encoding polyprenol monophosphomannose synthase is translated as MTTTFERVLVLIPTYNERESLPGVVGRVRSAVPSVDILVLDDNSPDGTGAIAEALAAEDDHVTVLHRAGKQGLGPAYLAGFSWAMQEGYDAVVEMDADGSHLPEQLSSLLEAAADADLVVGSRWVPGGATHNWPVSRTMLSRGANLYARAALGIPVRDATAGYRVYRTSALRAMDLDGVASQGYCFQVDLTLRAIDRGLRVVEVPIDFVEREIGSSKMDGSIVREALGRVTLWGAQRRGSQVTSRLRTLGRSTGGTWHELTD
- the lnt gene encoding apolipoprotein N-acyltransferase, with the protein product MPLRLVLSVAAGLCLWLAFPGHDLWWMAYVGVGALALATTGVGAGRGFLLGWVAGLAYFVPLLSWSGIFVGALPWLALAVLQALYVGGIGAVCGYLQRDGVRPLVVALAWVVGEFARSTTPFGGFPWGRIAFSQADAPLLAVASWLGTPGVTFVAALVGALGALAVERLLRVRSATASPRRWVAPVAASGALILLFGPLAIPRPTDGEPLQVLGVQGNVPEMSLEFNAQRRAVLDKHVSTTLQAAELVDGGQLPAPDVVFWPENASDIDPLRNADAAELIARSVDAVDAPLLVGAVLREPEDHVSNVSLLYLPGEGAVDRYVKQRPVPFAEYIPYRDFFRFFSDKVDLVARDFVGGEEPGVMTVPISDGQVVLGIAICFEVVVDELMRENVQQGAEVLFVPTNNATFGFTDESVQQLAASRVKAVELGRPVVHVSTVGISGLVLPDGSVHERTELFTQDIISGSVPRRTELTLATRLAGWPERVAVAGLAVAVLGTVVARRRG
- a CDS encoding 3-deoxy-7-phosphoheptulonate synthase, whose amino-acid sequence is MSTPTQDTRTTDLRVRRMEPLPTPTQMLTELPLPDDLAALVSRSRAEVQEILHGTDDRLLVVVGPCSVHDPVAVIEYAERLAAVAEELRDSLVVVMRVYFEKPRTTTGWKGLINDPDLDGSYDIPRGLRLARTVLLDVLRAGLPAGCEYLETTTPQYIADTVTYGAIGARTVESQVHRQLVSGLSMPVGLKNGSDGSIQVAVDACVAAGAPQTFLGVDEDGRAALVETEGNPDGHVILRGGRAAPNHDAQSVAAARELLERAGLQPRLVIDASHGNSRKDHVRQAEVAREIGAQVAGGDTSVVGVMLESFLVEGRQEPAPSGLTYGQSVTDACMSWESTAGVLADLAAAARVRRGV
- a CDS encoding amidohydrolase, yielding MTTSATGPTPPAPTVLLRGGRIHGHPEAGALLSREGRIVWIGGDDAAESHVDAADRVIDLDGALVTATFSDAHVHLTMTGQGLDGIDLSGTRSVGEALRLVESAARHLRGRPLYAHSWDETKWVEGRPVTAQELDRASYGGVVYMPRVDAHSASVSSAMAAVARVHGLQGWDGAGVVTRAAFAAVTNAFTSGMTDADREHYLDLALRSAAERGIGLVHETGADHLTSFADVHHVLEAGRRPARTATVAYWGQLVSERAEAEELAHYLGVIGLAGDLCADGSFGSHTAHVLEPYVDEPGHGFGYLSAQEIADHVIACTRAGLQAGGHVIGDAALLTMAEGFRLAADVVGVEAMFAARHRWEHVQLPSAEVLATMSELGVWASVQPAFDGLWGGPEGMYAARLGAERALANVPLRSMVEAGVPVALGSDSPVTTIDPWRAVQYAVWHHNEDERLSVAQAVRAHTRGGYELAGLPGGVLEVGAVASYAVWDAVEDGLPSTADGLPDLTLDEQMPLPVARLTLVDGHLTFDRHGQV